A portion of the Gemmatimonadaceae bacterium genome contains these proteins:
- a CDS encoding cytochrome b N-terminal domain-containing protein, which produces MNPIFRWLDERVDLRAIKEQLLDRKMPGNLTWAHTLGSATLAVFLVQVVTGVVLAMYYAPSPDHAYDSIRYLQEHVLSGSLLRGIHHWAASAMVVLVLAHMIRVFSTGAYKYPREINWLLGVVLLFLVLGFSFTGYLLPWDQKAYWATQVGTNIAGTTPVVGGMLVKLLRGGSQLGAATLSRFFALHVLLMPLLLAVVVFLHLAIVVRQGIAARTGALEEGAPPRTSDPEYPAYYKQAYERSKGAGVRFYPDLTTKDIVVATAIILVLVLLGSFVGAGLEPPADPTDNTYVPRPEWYFLPFFQLLKLVPGSMEGVVAVGIPAALVIMLVALPFFDRGSARAFSKRPIARFSLFFLLGSSALLLGASFTGEQPGAVVAEAGRPLSNIERSGKAMFGAQQCGSCHAVTGKGGGSKENAPNLSMIGLKHSGAWIHSFIENPLRFHPHSTMPSYGPPTISHQDIEELTRYLMTLRGPNGELTKPEFVDTFPEFPKSKEKL; this is translated from the coding sequence GTGAACCCGATCTTCCGCTGGCTCGACGAGCGCGTTGACCTTCGCGCCATCAAGGAGCAGTTGCTCGACCGCAAGATGCCGGGCAACCTCACGTGGGCGCACACGCTCGGAAGTGCGACGCTCGCAGTCTTCCTCGTTCAGGTCGTTACCGGCGTAGTGCTCGCGATGTACTACGCGCCATCGCCGGACCACGCGTACGACAGCATCCGCTACTTGCAGGAACACGTGCTGAGCGGCTCTCTCCTGCGCGGCATCCACCATTGGGCCGCTTCGGCGATGGTCGTGCTCGTGCTCGCCCACATGATCCGCGTGTTCTCGACGGGTGCGTACAAATACCCGCGTGAGATCAACTGGCTGCTCGGCGTCGTGCTCCTGTTCCTGGTGCTCGGCTTCAGCTTCACCGGCTACCTGCTGCCGTGGGACCAGAAGGCCTATTGGGCGACGCAAGTGGGCACCAACATTGCCGGCACGACGCCAGTTGTCGGCGGGATGTTGGTGAAGCTGCTTCGTGGTGGCTCGCAGCTTGGCGCGGCCACACTGTCGCGCTTCTTCGCGCTGCACGTATTGCTGATGCCGCTGTTGCTCGCAGTGGTGGTCTTTCTGCACCTCGCGATCGTCGTTCGCCAGGGCATCGCGGCGCGAACGGGAGCACTCGAAGAGGGAGCGCCGCCGCGCACCAGTGATCCGGAGTACCCCGCGTACTACAAACAGGCGTACGAAAGGAGCAAGGGCGCCGGCGTCCGCTTCTATCCTGACCTCACCACGAAGGACATCGTGGTGGCGACGGCGATCATCCTGGTCCTCGTGCTGCTTGGTAGCTTCGTTGGAGCCGGACTCGAACCGCCGGCGGACCCGACGGATAACACCTATGTCCCGCGCCCGGAATGGTATTTCCTGCCGTTCTTCCAGCTGCTGAAACTGGTCCCCGGGTCGATGGAAGGCGTAGTTGCGGTCGGCATTCCGGCCGCGCTGGTGATCATGCTGGTGGCGCTGCCATTCTTCGACCGCGGCAGCGCGCGCGCATTCTCCAAGCGCCCGATCGCCCGTTTCTCGCTGTTCTTCCTGCTTGGCAGCTCCGCCCTCTTGCTGGGAGCATCGTTCACCGGTGAGCAGCCGGGGGCCGTTGTGGCTGAAGCCGGGCGACCACTCTCGAACATCGAGCGCTCGGGCAAGGCGATGTTTGGCGCTCAGCAATGCGGGAGCTGTCATGCCGTCACGGGCAAGGGAGGCGGGAGCAAGGAAAACGCGCCCAACCTCTCGATGATCGGCCTGAAGCATTCCGGCGCGTGGATTCACAGCTTCATCGAGAATCCACTCCGGTTCCACCCCCACTCGACGATGCCAAGTTACGGCCCGCCGACGATTTCCCACCAGGACATCGAAGAGCTCACGCGCTACCTCATGACGCTGCGCGGCCCCAATGGCGAACTCACGAAGCCCGAGTTCGTTGACACGTTCCCTGAGTTCCCCAAATCCAAGGAGAAGTTGTGA
- a CDS encoding cytochrome c yields MKRVILAGLAFAASGAISNASAQAVDAKAVYDANCKKCHGVVGKPPKAMATKFPKIAAFDAAFFAKRSDDSVVKVLTKGKSAGMKSFKDKMTPAEMAAVARYVRAFATKAK; encoded by the coding sequence ATGAAACGCGTTATCCTCGCAGGCCTGGCGTTCGCGGCCTCTGGCGCCATATCGAACGCCAGCGCCCAGGCAGTGGACGCAAAGGCCGTCTACGATGCGAACTGCAAGAAATGCCACGGGGTGGTGGGCAAACCACCGAAGGCGATGGCGACGAAGTTCCCCAAGATCGCCGCGTTTGACGCCGCGTTTTTCGCGAAGCGATCCGACGATTCAGTTGTCAAGGTCCTCACGAAGGGAAAGAGCGCGGGTATGAAGTCGTTCAAGGACAAGATGACACCGGCGGAGATGGCCGCCGTCGCCAGGTACGTGCGCGCGTTTGCAACGAAGGCGAAGTAA
- a CDS encoding slipin family protein, protein MSSTYVPWIVAAIVVVALRFGVKIVQQYERGVLLRLGRLTGIRSPGFNLIIPLVDRLYKIDTRTVTLTVEPQEIITRDNVTIKVDAVVYFAVIDPAKALLQVVDFARATSQIALTTLRSVLGQSELDELLAHREKINHTLQQIIDGQTEPWGVKVSVVEVKDVLLPEGMQRSMAAQAEAEREKRAKIIRADGEFLAATTLAKAAHIIRNEPPALQLRYLQTLVEIAGEGNSTIIPLPMDMMDGLRSALTRAPREAEVLPADAGS, encoded by the coding sequence ATGAGTAGCACCTATGTGCCGTGGATCGTCGCAGCAATCGTCGTCGTTGCCCTCAGGTTTGGCGTGAAGATCGTGCAGCAGTATGAACGCGGAGTGCTGCTGCGCCTCGGTCGGTTGACCGGCATCCGATCGCCGGGCTTCAATCTGATCATTCCGCTGGTCGACCGCCTGTACAAGATCGACACGCGAACCGTGACCCTCACGGTCGAGCCCCAGGAGATCATCACGCGGGACAACGTGACGATCAAGGTGGACGCGGTGGTGTATTTCGCCGTGATCGATCCAGCGAAAGCGCTCCTGCAGGTAGTGGATTTCGCCAGGGCGACATCGCAGATCGCTCTGACGACGCTCCGTAGCGTACTGGGCCAGTCAGAGCTCGACGAACTGCTCGCCCACCGCGAGAAGATCAATCACACGCTGCAGCAGATCATTGACGGGCAGACCGAACCGTGGGGCGTGAAGGTCTCGGTCGTCGAAGTGAAAGATGTTCTGTTGCCGGAAGGGATGCAGCGCTCGATGGCGGCGCAGGCTGAGGCGGAGCGCGAGAAACGCGCGAAGATCATTCGCGCCGACGGCGAATTCCTCGCGGCGACGACACTCGCCAAGGCCGCGCACATCATTCGGAACGAGCCGCCGGCGTTGCAGTTGCGGTATCTCCAGACGCTCGTGGAAATCGCTGGCGAAGGGAACAGCACGATCATTCCGTTGCCGATGGACATGATGGACGGCCTGAGGAGTGCGCTGACCCGCGCGCCGCGCGAGGCCGAGGTCCTGCCCGCAGACGCGGGCAGCTGA
- the nrfD gene encoding NrfD/PsrC family molybdoenzyme membrane anchor subunit → MHHYVTQGYVLPNQAHIYWTMMIVLYPYITGIVAGAFIISSLHHVFDRDELKPVSRFAMLMALAFLLCAPLPLLAHLGHPERALNIMFTPNVTSAMAGFGFIYTIYLLILVVEIWLLYRVDIVFLASNAKSEMMRRLYWILALGVTDISEEAKALDRKVMLFLAAIGVPAACFLHGYVGFLFGAIKANPWWASPLMPVIFLLSAIVSGIAMVMVCYLIVQWFNKRPVDSECTQSMMESAWYFVMVDVALEGLELLNHAYMANHDWDIMKHLILDKLLVSLFVVQFLIGSVVPFLLLGAAVVFRNRIPAGVRNVMGFVSGILLLVQVLAMRWNVVMGGQMFSKSFRGFLDFQIDIYGREGLLAVLFLFTLPFVAMLVFSRVLPLWGPISTFPTRWLRDKPPEYVPLKNLTKFK, encoded by the coding sequence ATGCATCATTACGTCACCCAAGGTTACGTCCTGCCGAACCAGGCGCACATCTACTGGACGATGATGATCGTCCTGTATCCATACATCACCGGCATCGTCGCCGGCGCATTCATCATCTCGTCGCTCCACCACGTCTTTGACAGGGATGAGCTGAAGCCGGTCAGCCGCTTCGCGATGCTGATGGCGCTGGCCTTTCTGCTCTGTGCCCCTCTCCCGTTGCTGGCGCACCTCGGGCATCCGGAGCGAGCCCTGAACATCATGTTCACGCCCAACGTGACGTCGGCGATGGCGGGATTCGGATTCATCTACACCATTTACCTGCTCATTCTCGTGGTCGAGATCTGGTTGTTGTACCGGGTCGACATCGTCTTCCTGGCGAGCAACGCCAAGTCTGAAATGATGCGCCGCCTGTACTGGATTCTGGCGCTCGGCGTGACCGACATCTCGGAAGAAGCCAAGGCGCTCGACCGCAAGGTGATGCTGTTCCTCGCCGCCATCGGCGTTCCGGCGGCGTGCTTCCTGCACGGATATGTGGGGTTTCTGTTCGGCGCGATCAAGGCGAACCCCTGGTGGGCAAGCCCACTGATGCCGGTGATCTTCCTCCTCAGCGCGATCGTCTCCGGCATCGCGATGGTGATGGTGTGTTACCTCATCGTGCAGTGGTTCAACAAAAGGCCCGTCGACTCGGAGTGCACGCAGTCGATGATGGAATCGGCCTGGTACTTCGTGATGGTCGACGTCGCGCTCGAAGGGCTGGAGCTGCTGAACCACGCGTATATGGCCAACCACGACTGGGACATCATGAAACACCTGATCCTCGACAAGCTCCTGGTGAGCCTTTTCGTGGTGCAGTTCCTGATCGGATCGGTCGTTCCATTCCTTCTGTTGGGTGCGGCCGTGGTGTTCAGGAACAGGATCCCCGCCGGCGTGCGCAACGTGATGGGCTTCGTGTCGGGTATCCTGCTCCTGGTGCAGGTGCTTGCCATGCGCTGGAACGTGGTCATGGGCGGGCAGATGTTCTCAAAGAGCTTCCGCGGATTTCTGGATTTTCAGATCGACATCTATGGGCGCGAAGGCCTGCTCGCCGTGCTCTTCCTTTTCACGCTTCCATTTGTTGCAATGCTGGTCTTCTCGCGGGTCCTGCCGCTCTGGGGACCCATCTCGACCTTTCCAACGCGGTGGCTGAGAGACAAGCCGCCCGAGTACGTGCCACTGAAGAATCTCACGAAGTTCAAGTGA
- a CDS encoding 4Fe-4S dicluster domain-containing protein codes for MTTLWNKPEISRREFFEKCAEAGAKTFVFGGLVVTTANLLLAQDPEDVRARAEGAVESRLHDTGLGDVRARAEGAPKEAAKGPIYGFVVDTMKCIGCGSCVRACRDENNVPDGFCRTWVEQYTFFPNGEVIVNSPSGGADGFGEDLPSRNMPEELGQLPVRGFFVPKLCNHCINTPCIQVCPVGASYVTREGVVLIDQERCIGCGYCVQACPFGSRYINPQTNTADKCTWCYHRITKGMVPACVQACPAKARIFGSVSDPNSEISQILANNRVQVLKSYLGTNPRTRYIGLDSEVM; via the coding sequence ATGACGACCCTCTGGAACAAACCCGAGATCAGCCGGCGTGAATTCTTCGAGAAGTGCGCCGAGGCCGGCGCGAAAACCTTCGTCTTCGGCGGGCTCGTGGTCACCACCGCCAATCTGCTTCTGGCGCAGGACCCGGAGGACGTACGCGCGCGCGCGGAAGGAGCCGTGGAAAGCCGATTGCACGATACCGGACTTGGGGACGTACGCGCGCGCGCGGAAGGAGCGCCGAAGGAGGCCGCGAAGGGCCCGATCTACGGATTCGTGGTCGACACGATGAAATGCATTGGATGCGGGTCGTGCGTCCGCGCCTGCCGTGACGAAAACAACGTACCCGACGGTTTCTGTCGGACGTGGGTCGAACAGTACACGTTCTTCCCGAACGGCGAGGTCATCGTCAATTCGCCAAGTGGCGGGGCAGACGGCTTCGGCGAGGATCTTCCAAGCCGCAACATGCCCGAGGAACTTGGTCAGCTCCCGGTGCGTGGCTTCTTCGTTCCCAAGCTGTGCAACCACTGCATCAACACCCCCTGCATTCAGGTTTGCCCGGTCGGCGCGTCCTATGTGACCAGGGAAGGCGTCGTGCTGATCGATCAAGAGCGCTGCATCGGATGCGGCTACTGCGTGCAGGCCTGCCCCTTCGGCTCACGGTACATCAATCCCCAAACGAACACCGCTGACAAGTGCACGTGGTGCTACCACCGGATCACAAAGGGGATGGTGCCGGCGTGTGTGCAGGCGTGCCCGGCCAAAGCGAGGATCTTCGGCAGCGTCAGCGACCCGAACAGCGAGATCAGCCAGATCCTGGCAAACAACCGCGTGCAGGTCCTGAAGTCATACCTCGGAACGAATCCGAGAACCCGCTACATCGGGCTCGATTCGGAGGTCATGTAA